One region of Mangifera indica cultivar Alphonso chromosome 3, CATAS_Mindica_2.1, whole genome shotgun sequence genomic DNA includes:
- the LOC123210214 gene encoding hydroxyproline O-galactosyltransferase HPGT1-like isoform X1, with protein MQSRGSSNRLSNSAFESRVAGLMLAMFASMASIYVASRLWQDAESREYLVKELDKRFRQNQSAISVDDTLRIITCREQRKKLSALETQLAEARKEGFVSNQLLKKKDTDPKKGLLAVLGIITTFGRKKNRDAIRKAWMPTGATLKKLEDEKGILVRFVVGRSANRGNNLDREIDDENRQNNDFILLDGHVETPEMRPRKIKSFFVRAVENWDAEFYAKVNDDVYVNIDALGTMLSLHLGKPRVYIGCMKSGEVFSEPTNQWYEPDWWKFGDGKRYFRHAASDMFAFSRALGQFVSINRSLLRTYAHDDISAGSWFIGLDVSYVNAWKFCCYNRSSGAVCAAV; from the exons ATGCAAAGTCGGGGATCGAGTAACCGGTTATCGAATTCGGCCTTTGAGTCTCGAGTCGCAGGTCTTATGCTAGCCATGTTCGCTTCCATGGCTTCTATTTACGTTGCCAGCCG TTTGTGGCAAGATGCAGAGAGTAGGGAGTATTTGGTAAAAGAGCTTGATAAGAGATTTCGTCAG AATCAATCTGCCATATCTGTTGATGATACACTGAGAATTATAACTTGCAG GGAACAACGCAAAAAGTTATCAGCCCTTGAGACGCAGTTGGCTGAAGCTAGAAAGGAAGGTTTTGTTTCAAATCAGttattgaagaagaaggataCAGATCCTAAGAAAGGGCTTTTGGCTGTTCTAGGAATAATCACAACATTTGGCCGCAAGAAAAATAGAGATGCAATTCGAAAGGCATGGATGCCAACTG GTGCAACTTTAAAAAAACTGGAGGATGAAAAGGGTATACTCGTGCGATTTGTTGTAGGAAGAAG TGCAAATCGTGGAAACAATTTGGACAGGGAGATTGACGATGAAAATAGGCAGAACAACGACTTCATTCTTCTG GATGGTCACGTGGAGACTCCTGAGATGCGTCCAAGAAAGATAAAATCTTTCTTTGTGCGTGCTGTGGAGAATTGGGATGCTGAGTTTTATGCTAAGGTCAACGATGATGTTTATGTTAATATTG ATGCTCTGGGAACCATGCTTTCTCTGCATTTGGGCAAACCTCGTGTTTATATTGGATGCATGAAATCAGGCGAAGTATTTTCTGAGCC GACCAACCAATGGTATGAGCCAGACTGGTGGAAATTTGGTGATGGAAAACG ATACTTTCGACATGCTGCGAGTGACATGTTTGCCTTTTCACGAGCTTTGGGACAGTTTGTTTCAATTAACAG ATCTCTTCTTCGAACATATGCACATGATGATATTAGTGCTGGATCATGGTTTATTGGGCTTGATGTGTCATACGTTAATGCATGGAAGTTTTGCTGCTACAACCGGTCATCAG GAGCTGTATGTGCAGCTGTGTGA
- the LOC123210217 gene encoding BTB/POZ domain-containing protein POB1-like encodes MKLPNVDLFDPPKIMDSDFSPGAPDSDFGFAFNDSNFSDRVLRIEIVPDLPDSKSDGDGFSTIADWARNRKRRREEIKKDTGVAVFMQREEQILHCNVPDNEDGVADENQDEEPVAMIEESPLDVRLNLNCDDEEATHNNDSSWSMDCSTVLRVNTVHISSPILAAKSPFFYKLFSIGMRESDQRHVTLRIQASEEAALMDLLNFMYSRTLSATTPPALLDVLMAADKFEVASCMRYCSSLLRDLPMTRESALLYLDLPSSLLLAEAVQPLTDAAKQFLAARYKDITKFQGEVFTLPLAGIEAVLSSDDLVIASEDAVYEFVLKWARTHYPKLEERREVLSSRLGRLIRFPYMTCRKLKKVLTCNDFDPDFASKLVLESLFFKAETPYRQRSLIAEETNAIRRCFVERAYKYRPVKVVEFELPRQQCVVYLDLKREECMQLFPAGRVYSQAFHLGEQGFFLSAHCNMDQQSSFHCFGLFLGMQEKGSVSFAVEYEFAARTKPSEDYLSKYKGNYTFTGGKAVGYRNLFGVPWTTFMAEDSLYFINGILHLRAELTIRQ; translated from the exons ATGAAATTACCGAACGTCGATCTCTTCGACCCGCCAAAGATTATGGATTCAGATTTCTCTCCGGGTGCGCCCGACTCAGATTTTGGATTCGCGTTCAACGACAGCAACTTCTCGGATCGGGTCCTGAGGATCGAGATTGTGCCTGATTTACCGGATTCTAAATCCGACGGCGACGGTTTTTCCACCATCGCCGATTGGGCCCGCAACCGTAAACGACGGAGAGAAGAGATCAAGAAAGACACTG GCGTGGCCGTTTTCATGCAACGTGAGGAGCAGATTTTGCATTGTAATGTGCCAGACAATGAGGATGGTGTGGCCGATGAGAATCAGGACGAGGAACCTGTGGCAATGATTGAGGAGTCACCTCTTGATGTTAGATTGAACTTGAATTGTGACG atGAGGAAGCTACTCATAACAATGATTCATCATGGAGCATGGATTGTTCAACAGTTCTTAGGGTCAACACTGTACATATTAGCTCTCCTATTTTAGCAGCAAAGAGTCCCTTTTTTTATAAG TTGTTTTCTATTGGGATGAGAGAGTCAGACCAGCGACATGTAACTCTGCGAATACAGGCCTCTG AAGAAGCAGCCCTCATGGACCTCCTCAATTTCATGTATAGTAGAACCCTATCAGCAACCACTCCTCCTGCTTTGCTGGATGTGCTAATGGCTGCTGACAAGTTTGAGGTTGCGTCATGCATGAGATACTGCAGCAGTTTATTAAGGGATTTGCCAATGACCCGTGAGTCTGCTTTACTGTATCTGGACCTGCCTTCTAGTCTTCTACTGGCTGAGGCTGTGCAGCCACTGACAGATGCAGCAAAACAATTTCTTGCTGCACGATACAAGGACATAACTAA GTTTCAGGGGGAGGTTTTTACCTTGCCCTTGGCTGGTATTGAGGCAGTATTATCCAGTGACGATCTTGTGATAGCTTCAGAAGATGCTGTTTATGAATTTGTGCTAAAGTGGGCTCGGACTCATTATCCAAAATTGGAAGAACGACGAGAAGTCCTTAGCTCTCGACTCGGCCGACTAATTCGTTTTCCATACATGACTTGTCGAAAACTTAAGAAGGTTTTAACCTGCAATGATTTTGATCCTGATTTTGCATCCAAGCTTGTGCTTGAGTCTCTCTTTTTCAAGGCTGAGACACCATACCGGCAGCGCTCTCTCATAGCAGAGGAGACCAATGCAATCCGTCGTTGCTTTGTGGAGCGGGCTTACAAGTATCGCCCTGTCAAGGTGGTTGAGTTTGAATTGCCTCGTCAGCAGTGTGTTGTGTACCTTGACCTTAAGCGAGAAGAGTGTATGCAGCTCTTTCCAGCTGGACGGGTTTATTCACAGGCGTTTCACCTTGGTGAGCAGGGCTTTTTTCTATCAGCACACTGCAATATGGACCAACAAAGCTCGTTTCAttgttttggtttgtttttggGGATGCAAGAGAAAGGATCAGTTTCATTTGCTGTGGAATATGAGTTTGCTGCAAGAACAAAGCCGTCTGAAGATTACTTGAGCAAGTACAAAGGGAATTACACTTTCACAGGAGGGAAGGCTGTTGGGTATAGAAATCTTTTTGGTGTGCCCTGGACAACATTTATGGCAGAGGACAgtctttattttatcaatggaATTCTTCATCTAAGGGCTGAGCTTACCATTAGGCAATGA
- the LOC123210214 gene encoding hydroxyproline O-galactosyltransferase HPGT1-like isoform X2, whose product MQSRGSSNRLSNSAFESRVAGLMLAMFASMASIYVASRLWQDAESREYLVKELDKRFRQNQSAISVDDTLRIITCREQRKKLSALETQLAEARKEGFVSNQLLKKKDTDPKKGLLAVLGIITTFGRKKNRDAIRKAWMPTGATLKKLEDEKGILVRFVVGRSANRGNNLDREIDDENRQNNDFILLDGHVETPEMRPRKIKSFFVRAVENWDAEFYAKVNDDVYVNIDALGTMLSLHLGKPRVYIGCMKSGEVFSEPTNQWYEPDWWKFGDGKR is encoded by the exons ATGCAAAGTCGGGGATCGAGTAACCGGTTATCGAATTCGGCCTTTGAGTCTCGAGTCGCAGGTCTTATGCTAGCCATGTTCGCTTCCATGGCTTCTATTTACGTTGCCAGCCG TTTGTGGCAAGATGCAGAGAGTAGGGAGTATTTGGTAAAAGAGCTTGATAAGAGATTTCGTCAG AATCAATCTGCCATATCTGTTGATGATACACTGAGAATTATAACTTGCAG GGAACAACGCAAAAAGTTATCAGCCCTTGAGACGCAGTTGGCTGAAGCTAGAAAGGAAGGTTTTGTTTCAAATCAGttattgaagaagaaggataCAGATCCTAAGAAAGGGCTTTTGGCTGTTCTAGGAATAATCACAACATTTGGCCGCAAGAAAAATAGAGATGCAATTCGAAAGGCATGGATGCCAACTG GTGCAACTTTAAAAAAACTGGAGGATGAAAAGGGTATACTCGTGCGATTTGTTGTAGGAAGAAG TGCAAATCGTGGAAACAATTTGGACAGGGAGATTGACGATGAAAATAGGCAGAACAACGACTTCATTCTTCTG GATGGTCACGTGGAGACTCCTGAGATGCGTCCAAGAAAGATAAAATCTTTCTTTGTGCGTGCTGTGGAGAATTGGGATGCTGAGTTTTATGCTAAGGTCAACGATGATGTTTATGTTAATATTG ATGCTCTGGGAACCATGCTTTCTCTGCATTTGGGCAAACCTCGTGTTTATATTGGATGCATGAAATCAGGCGAAGTATTTTCTGAGCC GACCAACCAATGGTATGAGCCAGACTGGTGGAAATTTGGTGATGGAAAACG GTAA
- the LOC123210219 gene encoding uncharacterized protein LOC123210219, which produces MSCLSLFSLQGINILACHSFQSNMSFKIFCFVLCIYFSPFVHSSNNYSTNSLDEYLQDLAFNTLVHHRPYHSGALYNPILPANFSGTRVSIVRLRSRRLWNIGANFSNFHIPSRTITEPHARRLAIVYQDFGNWSSHYYSVPGYSLITPVIGFMVFDAWNIWAKRKLSLNTLGKPIVIRFFNSSLSDQRVSRAKCVAFSPNGTLHISEMSVANVCHSQDPGHFSIVVPLNSKRKHRLWYTWVIGFGGMILIGYVGILLMKVLKTKKIQVMERQADEDLVLGNIWVGSSKMPSATVTRTQPTLEDGGLP; this is translated from the coding sequence ATGTCCTGTTTATCATTGTTCTCATTACAGGGCATAAACATTTTGGCTTGTCACTCTTTTCAGTCCAACATGAGCTTCAAGATCTTCTGTTTTGTTCTCTGTATATATTTCTCTCCCTTTGTGCATAGCTCAAACAACTACAGTACCAATTCTTTGGATGAATATCTTCAAGATTTGGCTTTCAATACTTTGGTTCATCACCGGCCTTACCATTCGGGCGCTCTAtacaatccaattctcccagcTAACTTCTCAGGCACCAGAGTTTCAATCGTAAGGCTCAGAAGCCGGAGGTTATGGAACATCGGTGCTAATTTTAGCAACTTTCATATCCCATCAAGAACCATAACAGAGCCTCATGCCAGAAGACTGGCTATAGTCTACCAAGACTTTGGCAATTGGTCTTCTCACTACTACAGTGTTCCAGGCTACTCACTGATCACTCCTGTGATTGGTTTTATGGTTTTTGATGCATGGAATATATGGGCTAAAAGAAAGCTTAGTCTAAATACACTGGGAAAGCCTATAGTGATTCGTTTCTTCAATTCATCACTGTCTGATCAAAGGGTCTCAAGAGCGAAATGTGTAGCATTTAGCCCCAACGGGACGCTTCATATAAGTGAAATGAGTGTGGCTAATGTATGTCATTCTCAAGATCCGGGTCATTTCTCCATTGTAGTTCCATTGAATTCGAAGAGGAAGCATCGGCTGTGGTATACGTGGGTGATTGGATTTGGTGGGATGATTTTGATAGGTTACGTTGGGATTTTGTTGATGAAAGTTTTGAAGACGAAGAAGATTCAAGTAATGGAAAGACAAGCTGATGAAGATTTGGTACTTGGTAACATATGGGTTGGAAGTAGCAAAATGCCCTCTGCAACAGTGACAAGAACTCAGCCAACACTCGAGGATGGAGGTTTGCCATAG
- the LOC123210218 gene encoding 6-phosphogluconate dehydrogenase, decarboxylating 3, chloroplastic-like, with the protein MEASTVLSRIGLAGLAVMGQNLALNVAEKGFPISVYNRTTSKVDETLERAHREGELPLTGHYSPRNFVLSIQRPRSIIILVKAGSPVDQTIAALSEHMAPGDCIIDGGNEWYQNTERRIEEVSHKGLLYLGMGVSGGEEGARNGPSLMPGGSFEAYNNVKDILQKVAAQVEDGPCVTYIGEGGSGNFVKMVHNGIEYGDMQLISEAYDVLKHVGGLSNSELAEIFAEWNRGELESFLIEITADIFKVKDELSNEGELVDKILDKTGMKGTGKWTVQQAAELAVAAPTIAASLDCRYLSGLKEERQKASEVLKEAGLKDGVQNVGINVDKKRLIDDVRQALYASKICSYAQGMNLLRSKSDEKGWNLNLGELARIWKGGCIIRAVFLDRIKKACQRNPNLASLVVDPEFAREMVLRQAAWRRVVGMAISAGISTPGMCASLSYFDSYRRARLPANLVQAQRDLFGAHTYERIDRPGAFHTEWTKLARKSGAGVGAFN; encoded by the coding sequence ATGGAGGCCTCTACTGTTCTCTCTCGCATCGGGCTGGCGGGCCTCGCCGTTATGGGCCAAAACCTGGCCCTAAACGTCGCCGAAAAAGGCTTCCCGATCTCCGTCTACAATCGTACAACGTCCAAGGTTGACGAAACTCTAGAACGTGCCCACCGTGAGGGCGAGCTGCCTTTGACCGGCCACTACTCTCCCCGTAACTTTGTGCTCTCCATCCAACGCCCCAGATCTATTATCATCTTAGTCAAAGCCGGTTCCCCTGTTGACCAAACCATCGCCGCGCTATCCGAGCACATGGCTCCGGGCGACTGTATTATCGACGGCGGTAACGAGTGGTACCAAAACACCGAGCGTCGCATCGAAGAAGTTAGCCATAAAGGGTTGCTTTATCTCGGCATGGGCGTGTCGGGAGGCGAAGAAGGCGCGCGTAACGGCCCGTCGTTAATGCCTGGCGGGTCCTTTGAAGCGTACAATAACGTTAAAGATATTTTACAGAAAGTGGCTGCTCAAGTTGAGGACGGGCCGTGTGTTACATACATAGGTGAAGGCGGTTCTGGTAATTTTGTGAAAATGGTTCATAACGGAATCGAGTACGGAGATATGCAGTTGATTTCTGAAGCTTACGACGTGTTGAAACACGTAGGAGGGTTAAGTAACAGCGAGTTGGCGGAGATATTTGCGGAGTGGAACAGGGGTGAATTAGAGAGTTTCTTGATTGAGATAACTGCcgatatttttaaagtaaaggATGAGTTGAGTAATGAGGGTGAGCTTGTCGATAAGATTTTGGATAAGACTGGAATGAAGGGGACGGGTAAGTGGACAGTGCAGCAAGCTGCGGAGCTCGCTGTGGCTGCCCCAACGATTGCGGCTTCATTGGATTGCAGGTACCTAAGTGGTTTGAAGGAAGAGAGACAGAAAGCTTCTGAGGTTTTGAAAGAGGCTGGGTTGAAGGACGGAGTGCAAAATGTTGGAATAAATGTTGATAAGAAGAGGCTAATTGATGATGTTAGACAAGCTTTGTATGCTTCCAAGATTTGTAGCTACGCCCAGGGGATGAACTTGTTGAGGAGTAAGAGTGATGAGAAAGGCTGGAATTTGAATTTGGGTGAATTGGCTAGGATTTGGAAAGGTGGGTGTATCATAAGAGCTGTGTTTTTGGATAGGATTAAGAAAGCTTGCCAAAGGAATCCGAATTTGGCGAGTTTGGTTGTGGACCCCGAGTTTGCAAGGGAGATGGTGCTGAGGCAGGCGGCATGGAGAAGAGTTGTGGGGATGGCGATTTCAGCTGGGATAAGCACGCCAGGGATGTGTGCTAGTCTTTCCTATTTTGATTCCTATAGGAGAGCAAGGTTACCTGCCAATCTTGTTCAGGCTCAGAGGGACTTGTTTGGGGCTCACACTTATGAGAGGATTGATCGCCCCGGGGCATTCCATACCGAATGGACCAAACTTGCTCGTAAGAGTGGCGCTGGTGTTGGTGCGTTCAACTGA
- the LOC123210216 gene encoding V-type proton ATPase subunit E: protein MNDADVSKQIQQMVRFIRQEAEEKANEISVSAEEEFNIEKLQLVEAEKKKIRQEYERKEKQVEIRKKIEYSMQLNASRIKVLQAQDDLVNSMKDAAAKELLNVSRDHHSYKKLLKELIVQSLLRLKEPAVLLRCREDDQHLVESVLHSAKQEYAEKLNAHPPEILVDTRVYLPPAPTHYNAHGPYCSGGVVLASRDGKIVCENTLDARLDVVFRKKLPEIRKRLFGQVVA from the exons ATGAACGATGCAGATGTATCTAAGCAGATCCAGCAGATGGTGCGGTTTATCCGCCAAGAAGCCGAAGAGAAAGCCAACGAGATCTCCGTTTCTGCTGAAGAA GAATTCAATATAGAGAAGTTGCAGTTGGTGGAggcagagaagaagaagatcagGCAAGAGTATGAACGGAAGGAGAAGCAAGTCGAGATTCGAAAGAAAAT TGAATACTCCATGCAGCTCAATGCTTCTAGAATCAAAGTTCTTCAAGCTCAAGATGACTTGGTTAATTCCATGAAAGATGCTGCAGCAAAGGAGCTTCTGAATGTGAGTCGTGATCACCATTCATATAAAAAGCTTCTGAAGGAACTCATTGTTCAG AGTTTGCTGAGACTGAAAGAGCCTGCAGTCTTGCTTCGTTGCCGTGAAGATGACCAACATTTGGTGGAATCTGTCCTCCACTCGGCAAAGCAGGAATATGCAGAAAAATTAAATGCCCATCCACCTGAGATTTTAGTGGACACTCGTGTCTATCTTCCACCTGCGCCTACCCATTATAATGCCCATGGTCCATACTG CTCCGGAGGTGTAGTGCTTGCTTCTCGAGATGGGAAGATTGTCTGTGAGAATACACTTGATGCACGATTGGATGTTGTATTTCGTAAAAAGCTTCCAGAG ATCCGGAAGCGGCTTTTTGGTCAAGTTGTTGCATGA